The following proteins come from a genomic window of Terribacillus aidingensis:
- a CDS encoding VTT domain-containing protein, with amino-acid sequence MDQVGVSLLTVVATGGLFAPLLFILLYLLRPALFLPVVFLCISGGILFGAVAGTILSIIGITASSMLFYGVAQRFPRSANRILMLKQKLIGRHTSFTTGQVALMRLVPFIHFHILSVCLMETNRSWRSYGKASFLSSIPLAAAYSFAGTWLRYLPPAAIAGVLVVLLVCIYLMRKKEFTIKWEEFFKESA; translated from the coding sequence ATGGACCAGGTTGGCGTAAGTCTCTTGACGGTCGTCGCGACAGGTGGATTGTTTGCACCGCTTTTGTTCATCCTCCTGTACCTGCTTCGACCTGCTTTATTTCTGCCTGTCGTTTTCCTATGTATCTCTGGAGGGATCCTGTTTGGTGCTGTAGCCGGTACAATATTGTCTATTATCGGCATTACCGCATCCAGTATGCTGTTTTATGGTGTAGCCCAGCGTTTCCCGCGGTCGGCAAACAGGATTCTCATGTTGAAACAAAAGCTGATTGGCAGGCACACGAGCTTTACAACGGGTCAAGTCGCCTTAATGCGGCTAGTACCATTTATTCACTTCCACATCTTAAGCGTCTGCTTGATGGAAACCAACCGCAGTTGGAGGTCATATGGGAAAGCCTCGTTTCTATCAAGTATCCCGCTTGCCGCAGCCTATTCTTTTGCTGGGACATGGCTGCGCTACTTGCCGCCAGCAGCGATAGCTGGGGTCTTGGTCGTCCTTCTGGTATGTATTTATCTGATGCGGAAAAAAGAATTTACAATCAAATGGGAAGAATTTTTCAAAGAAAGTGCATAA
- a CDS encoding DUF1294 domain-containing protein has translation MVISLYLLVINIVLFSWMGIDKQRAKKHEWRISERRLWITAIIGGALGGWLGMQAFRHKTKHTAFVIGFPCLVAMHVLLILYLL, from the coding sequence CTGGTCATTAGTCTCTATCTGCTAGTTATCAATATCGTGCTTTTCAGCTGGATGGGAATCGATAAACAAAGAGCAAAGAAGCACGAGTGGCGCATAAGTGAAAGAAGGCTGTGGATCACAGCAATCATCGGGGGCGCACTAGGCGGCTGGCTCGGGATGCAAGCATTTCGACATAAAACGAAGCATACCGCGTTCGTTATCGGCTTTCCTTGCCTTGTCGCCATGCATGTCCTGCTGATTCTTTATTTGCTGTAA
- the rplT gene encoding 50S ribosomal protein L20, with protein MPRVKGGTVTRQRRKRVLKLAKGYYGAKHALFKTAKQQVIKSGQYAYRDRRQKKRDFRKLWIARINAAARMNELSYSRLMHGLKLAGIEVNRKMLSELAISDEKAFAQLATKAKDALK; from the coding sequence ATGCCACGTGTAAAAGGTGGAACAGTAACGCGTCAGCGTCGTAAACGCGTTCTTAAGCTAGCTAAAGGTTATTATGGTGCGAAACATGCACTATTCAAAACTGCAAAACAACAAGTAATCAAATCCGGTCAGTATGCATACCGTGACCGCAGACAGAAAAAACGTGACTTCCGTAAACTTTGGATCGCACGTATCAATGCTGCTGCACGTATGAACGAACTTTCTTACAGCCGTTTGATGCACGGTCTTAAACTTGCTGGTATCGAAGTAAACCGTAAAATGCTTTCAGAGCTTGCAATCTCTGACGAAAAAGCATTCGCGCAACTTGCTACTAAAGCAAAAGACGCATTGAAATAA
- the rpmI gene encoding 50S ribosomal protein L35, producing MPKMKTHKGSAKRFKKTGTGKVVRNHGYTSHLAANKSTKQKRKLRKDALVSAGDFKRIKQMLPK from the coding sequence ATGCCAAAAATGAAAACCCACAAAGGGTCCGCTAAACGTTTCAAGAAAACAGGTACTGGAAAAGTAGTTCGTAACCACGGTTACACAAGCCACTTGGCTGCTAATAAATCTACTAAACAGAAACGTAAACTTCGTAAAGATGCACTTGTTTCTGCTGGTGACTTCAAACGTATCAAACAAATGCTACCTAAATAA
- the infC gene encoding translation initiation factor IF-3: MIISKDTNINEKIRAREVRLIDSNGDQLGVKSRQEALEIAQTRNLDLVLVAANAKPPVCRIMDYGKFRFEQQKKEKEARKNQKIINVKEVRLSPGIEDHDFNTKLRNARKFLEKGDKVKASVRFRGRAITHKELGQEVLEKLAGECKDVATVEMKPKMEGRSMFLMLAPIAEKQ; this comes from the coding sequence ATGATTATTAGCAAAGATACGAATATCAATGAGAAAATTCGCGCACGTGAGGTTCGACTCATTGATTCAAACGGTGACCAGCTTGGCGTAAAATCCCGTCAAGAAGCATTAGAAATCGCACAAACAAGAAATCTTGATTTGGTGCTTGTGGCTGCAAACGCAAAACCACCCGTGTGCCGGATTATGGATTATGGTAAATTCCGCTTCGAGCAACAGAAGAAAGAAAAAGAAGCGCGTAAAAACCAGAAAATAATCAACGTAAAAGAAGTTCGTTTGAGCCCTGGTATTGAGGATCATGACTTCAACACGAAGCTTCGCAATGCGCGCAAGTTTCTTGAAAAAGGCGATAAAGTAAAGGCTTCTGTTCGTTTCCGCGGACGTGCCATTACGCATAAAGAATTAGGCCAAGAAGTTCTCGAAAAGCTAGCTGGAGAGTGCAAGGATGTTGCAACGGTTGAAATGAAACCGAAAATGGAAGGCCGCAGCATGTTCCTAATGCTAGCTCCTATAGCTGAGAAACAGTAA
- a CDS encoding DUF1648 domain-containing protein, whose translation MQKQLNIPKTRGEKAWDIIGISGYIATVLFLIIIWRQLPEQVPLHMGLTGHVDDWAAKESLLLLPALSIIMFTLLHQLGKYPHIHNYPKRLNEDNAAAFYQLSQKMLNRVKNICVLVFCFIELEFSMIALGWIDDGHAWILIIILLAVLYPIVEGMLKQRKIK comes from the coding sequence ATGCAAAAACAGCTCAACATACCGAAAACCCGCGGCGAAAAAGCCTGGGATATCATCGGAATCAGCGGATATATTGCTACCGTCCTTTTCTTGATCATAATCTGGCGCCAGCTGCCTGAACAAGTGCCTCTCCATATGGGTCTGACCGGTCACGTTGACGACTGGGCGGCAAAAGAAAGCCTGCTTCTCCTCCCCGCACTCAGTATCATTATGTTCACTCTTTTACACCAATTGGGGAAATATCCTCATATACACAATTACCCGAAACGACTGAATGAAGATAACGCGGCAGCATTTTATCAGCTTAGCCAAAAAATGCTCAATAGGGTGAAGAATATTTGTGTACTGGTCTTTTGCTTCATTGAATTGGAATTCAGTATGATCGCTTTAGGCTGGATTGATGATGGTCACGCCTGGATATTGATCATCATCTTGCTCGCTGTTTTATATCCTATCGTAGAGGGTATGTTGAAGCAGCGTAAAATAAAGTGA
- the thrS gene encoding threonine--tRNA ligase, translated as MADVLEIIFPDGAKKEFPAGTTGEDIAASISSGLKKQAIAVNVDGVAYDLRTPLPNGGAIEIVTLKQEQGVEIMRHSAAHLLAQAVKRLYGKVQFGVGPVIENGFYYDMDLEASITPEDLPKIEKEMQRIVDANLPIVRKVVSRDEAKAMFSEIGDELKLELIDAIPEDQDVTIYEQGEFFDLCRGIHVPSTGKIKVFKLLSISGAYWRGNSDNQMLQRIYGTAFEKKNELDHHLKMLEEAKERDHRKLGKELELFTVSQKVGQGLPLWLPKGATIRRTIERYIVDLEEKLGYDHVYTPVLGSVELYKTSGHWDHYKDDMFPPMEMDNEDLVLRPMNCPHHMMVYKNELHSYRSLPIRIAELGTMHRHEMSGALAGLQRVRAMTLNDAHIFARPDQLKDEFIRVVKLVQAVYKDFGIDDYSFRLSYRDPEDKEKYVDNDAMWDKAQAMLKETMEDLELDYVEAEGEAAFYGPKLDVQVKTALGKDETLSTVQLDFHLPERFDLTYIGEDGKEHRPVVIHRGVVSTMERFVAFLIEEYKGAFPTWLAPVQAKIIPVSPEAHLAYARQVEDALRMEGIRVQVDERDEKMGYKIREAQVQKIPFQIVVGDQEVSDQAVNIRRYGEKQSDTKDLKAFVADIKEEVAQRILRK; from the coding sequence ATGGCAGATGTATTAGAAATCATTTTCCCGGATGGAGCAAAGAAAGAGTTCCCTGCTGGAACAACTGGCGAGGATATCGCAGCTTCCATTTCATCAGGTTTGAAGAAGCAGGCTATCGCAGTCAATGTTGACGGCGTTGCATATGATCTGCGTACACCGCTTCCTAATGGCGGTGCAATCGAAATCGTCACACTTAAGCAGGAGCAAGGTGTAGAAATTATGCGCCACTCTGCTGCGCATTTGCTTGCACAGGCAGTAAAACGCTTGTACGGCAAAGTGCAATTCGGTGTAGGTCCCGTAATTGAAAATGGCTTCTATTATGATATGGACTTGGAGGCTAGCATCACACCCGAGGATCTTCCGAAGATTGAAAAAGAGATGCAGCGAATCGTTGATGCCAACCTTCCGATCGTCCGTAAAGTTGTCAGCCGTGATGAAGCAAAAGCTATGTTCTCTGAAATTGGCGATGAGTTGAAATTGGAATTAATCGATGCCATTCCAGAAGATCAAGATGTAACAATCTACGAGCAAGGCGAATTCTTCGATCTTTGCCGCGGTATCCACGTACCATCTACAGGCAAAATCAAAGTGTTCAAGCTGCTTAGCATTTCAGGGGCCTACTGGAGAGGCAACAGTGACAACCAAATGCTACAGCGTATTTATGGTACTGCTTTTGAAAAGAAAAATGAATTGGATCATCATTTGAAAATGCTTGAGGAAGCAAAAGAACGTGACCACCGTAAACTAGGAAAAGAATTGGAATTGTTCACAGTATCCCAGAAAGTCGGACAAGGTCTGCCGCTTTGGCTGCCAAAAGGTGCGACAATCCGCCGAACAATTGAACGCTACATCGTCGACTTGGAAGAAAAACTTGGCTATGATCATGTGTATACTCCAGTCCTGGGCAGTGTAGAGCTTTATAAAACTAGCGGACACTGGGACCATTATAAAGATGATATGTTCCCGCCGATGGAAATGGATAATGAAGACCTAGTTCTTCGTCCGATGAACTGCCCGCACCATATGATGGTGTATAAAAATGAATTGCACAGCTACCGCAGCCTGCCGATCCGTATCGCAGAGCTCGGAACAATGCATCGCCATGAAATGTCTGGTGCTCTTGCCGGCTTGCAGCGTGTTCGTGCGATGACATTGAATGATGCACATATTTTCGCGCGTCCGGATCAATTGAAAGATGAGTTCATCCGCGTTGTGAAACTTGTACAAGCTGTGTACAAAGACTTCGGTATCGATGATTATTCCTTCCGTCTTTCTTATCGTGATCCTGAAGACAAAGAAAAATATGTTGACAATGATGCAATGTGGGATAAAGCACAAGCGATGCTGAAAGAAACAATGGAAGATCTTGAACTTGACTATGTGGAAGCAGAAGGCGAAGCAGCATTCTATGGTCCGAAGCTGGACGTACAGGTGAAGACTGCTCTTGGTAAAGATGAAACATTGTCTACTGTTCAATTGGACTTCCACTTGCCAGAGCGTTTTGATCTGACTTATATCGGTGAAGATGGTAAAGAACATCGTCCAGTCGTTATCCACCGTGGTGTTGTATCGACTATGGAACGTTTCGTTGCTTTCTTGATCGAAGAGTACAAAGGTGCCTTCCCAACATGGCTTGCACCAGTCCAAGCGAAAATCATCCCGGTTTCTCCTGAAGCACACTTGGCATACGCACGCCAAGTAGAGGATGCTTTGCGTATGGAAGGTATCCGTGTACAAGTGGATGAGCGTGACGAAAAGATGGGTTATAAGATCCGCGAAGCACAAGTACAGAAGATTCCGTTCCAGATTGTCGTCGGTGACCAGGAAGTGAGCGACCAAGCCGTAAACATCCGCCGTTATGGAGAGAAACAATCTGATACGAAAGATCTGAAAGCTTTCGTTGCGGATATAAAAGAAGAAGTAGCTCAGCGCATACTGCGTAAATAA
- the ytxC gene encoding sporulation protein YtxC, with the protein MFIKSKKEMDTFCSCLAMLEGTKQVYVDEDDRWGFEATIHDGYHRRIAIALVETFLHHRETEWIEQIVKEVYYYKDEEAIKRIAELTHTILVGDMYEEAKEPSLPRQQITQSFQEIAAKHIRIFYDAVIQFRSTAYREALMDVVGEAIDEYKREEEYQLYVESLREYVGKKPIGMEAIHVIQGRDFSFYKEDGTCYSAEEIHSLAEEEPLFLAGIGKQEKNLTPLIAMSPRRIYLYGDYPSEPKTLTVINIFQERATYLPLHQFPFSMF; encoded by the coding sequence GTGTTTATCAAATCAAAAAAAGAAATGGATACATTCTGTTCGTGCCTGGCTATGCTGGAGGGAACGAAACAGGTGTATGTGGATGAAGATGACCGTTGGGGCTTTGAAGCGACAATTCATGATGGCTATCACCGGCGGATTGCAATCGCCTTAGTAGAAACGTTTCTTCATCATCGAGAGACAGAATGGATCGAGCAAATTGTGAAAGAAGTTTATTATTATAAGGACGAAGAAGCGATAAAACGTATAGCAGAATTAACACATACGATTCTCGTAGGTGACATGTATGAAGAAGCAAAAGAGCCGAGTTTGCCTCGACAGCAAATTACTCAGAGTTTCCAAGAAATTGCTGCCAAGCACATCAGGATTTTCTATGACGCTGTCATCCAATTCCGCAGCACTGCATACAGAGAAGCATTGATGGACGTAGTCGGTGAAGCGATAGATGAGTACAAGCGTGAAGAAGAATATCAGCTATACGTGGAATCTCTGCGGGAATATGTTGGCAAAAAGCCAATAGGAATGGAAGCGATCCATGTCATACAAGGACGTGATTTCTCCTTCTACAAGGAAGACGGAACCTGCTATTCTGCTGAGGAAATCCATTCGCTTGCTGAGGAAGAACCGCTGTTCTTGGCTGGTATCGGCAAACAAGAAAAAAATCTGACACCATTGATTGCCATGTCACCACGGCGAATTTACTTGTATGGTGACTACCCATCTGAACCGAAGACACTGACTGTCATCAATATTTTCCAGGAAAGAGCCACATACCTTCCTTTACATCAATTTCCTTTCTCCATGTTTTAG
- the dnaI gene encoding primosomal protein DnaI: protein MEPIQASLRKWMQENSNFKENFERMQQQVRQDPEVKAVLEANPQLTEQDIQRNLMRLYEYTTQSKQCQDCPSLGECRNILNGYTPSLEVDGNVIRLAYDKCHTRLQQEEREKQQSRINSLYMPKDILEASTEMLDHGDAERQQAILKTLQFLQQTGDTIPEKGLYFYGPFGVGKTYFLGAIANYLAERNISSMLIYMPEFVREMKASLKDDSVNEKVELFKKTPVLMLDDIGAESQSAWFRDEILGSILHYRMMERLPVFFTSNYSIAQLEQQIATTNRGDVERVKAGRIMERIKRVATEVPLFGKNRRND from the coding sequence ATGGAACCCATTCAAGCATCTTTACGGAAATGGATGCAGGAAAACAGTAATTTTAAAGAAAACTTCGAGCGCATGCAGCAGCAGGTAAGACAGGATCCGGAAGTCAAAGCGGTGTTGGAAGCAAATCCGCAGCTGACAGAGCAGGATATCCAGAGGAATCTGATGCGTCTTTACGAATATACAACACAATCAAAGCAATGCCAGGACTGTCCTTCACTTGGGGAATGCCGGAATATCCTTAATGGCTATACGCCGTCGCTTGAGGTGGATGGAAATGTCATCCGTCTGGCATATGATAAATGCCATACCCGCCTTCAGCAGGAGGAACGGGAGAAGCAGCAGTCACGGATCAACAGCTTGTACATGCCAAAGGATATACTGGAAGCGTCGACAGAAATGCTTGATCATGGCGATGCAGAACGTCAGCAGGCAATTTTGAAGACATTGCAGTTCCTGCAGCAGACAGGCGATACCATTCCTGAAAAAGGGTTGTATTTCTATGGGCCGTTCGGCGTAGGAAAGACCTATTTCCTTGGTGCCATTGCTAACTATCTGGCCGAAAGAAATATTTCCAGTATGCTTATCTATATGCCTGAGTTTGTAAGGGAAATGAAAGCTTCCCTGAAAGATGATTCGGTGAATGAGAAAGTCGAGCTGTTCAAGAAGACTCCAGTGCTCATGCTGGACGATATTGGCGCCGAATCCCAATCCGCTTGGTTCAGGGACGAGATACTCGGTTCCATCCTTCATTACCGTATGATGGAAAGGCTGCCAGTCTTCTTTACGTCCAACTATTCCATTGCCCAGCTGGAGCAGCAGATTGCCACGACTAATCGGGGTGATGTGGAACGAGTGAAAGCAGGCAGAATCATGGAGCGTATTAAGCGTGTTGCCACCGAAGTACCGTTGTTCGGCAAAAATAGAAGAAACGATTGA
- a CDS encoding DnaD domain protein, giving the protein MNSQHIGKLLPADGYQLRMRAVLPETYSAALTHLYQPLLGIRAVTLYQTLVNDYLLHHGTCEPQTHHMLMTLLDMPMDQLYEARLQLEAIGLIRTYQNSGEQNLYTYDLYAPFTPDAFFQDDMLSQLLYHELGESRFQQMKALFIKEEDLPETMEEVTASFEAVFSAKNLTKHAVQPRKTAAKPVADAKRGPSIETEVVDFDWLRQSLKQRMLDPEVILTPRNQKLLESMAVLYSLTSPELDKALLWAVSDEHELNPAEFKSACHDLFLARPKTNDTKVMELVQKESKQETDKQATTKQEQLIQILETISPKQLLEDISGNGTAAASDLKVIRDVMSEQGMSPGIMNVLVYYVLLKSDMKLSKAYMEKIAAHWARKKVSTVREAMELAKSSNQPWNTTNSTNQSGARRKTSGRAEVVPEWFDQKGKAEAPSAAAVPDADVAQLLKQFNENKRHV; this is encoded by the coding sequence ATGAACAGTCAGCATATCGGGAAACTTCTGCCAGCTGATGGTTATCAGCTCCGGATGAGAGCAGTACTTCCGGAAACATATTCAGCAGCCCTGACGCATCTGTATCAGCCGCTGCTCGGGATACGGGCAGTGACCTTATATCAGACACTGGTCAATGATTATCTCCTGCATCATGGCACATGTGAACCGCAGACCCATCATATGCTTATGACGCTGCTGGACATGCCGATGGATCAATTATATGAAGCAAGACTGCAGCTGGAAGCAATCGGGCTCATCCGGACGTATCAAAATTCTGGGGAACAGAATTTGTATACATACGATTTGTATGCACCGTTTACACCAGATGCATTTTTCCAAGATGACATGCTATCCCAGCTGCTGTATCACGAATTAGGCGAAAGCAGATTCCAGCAAATGAAAGCTCTCTTTATTAAAGAAGAAGATTTGCCTGAGACGATGGAGGAAGTTACGGCATCGTTTGAAGCTGTTTTTTCAGCGAAGAATTTGACTAAGCATGCTGTTCAGCCAAGAAAGACAGCCGCAAAGCCGGTTGCGGATGCAAAGCGAGGACCTTCCATTGAAACAGAAGTAGTCGATTTTGACTGGCTTCGCCAATCATTGAAGCAGCGTATGCTAGATCCGGAAGTGATTCTTACTCCTCGAAACCAAAAGCTGCTCGAATCGATGGCTGTCTTGTACAGCCTCACCTCACCGGAACTTGACAAAGCATTGCTTTGGGCTGTCTCGGATGAGCATGAGCTGAATCCGGCAGAATTCAAATCTGCTTGTCACGATTTATTTTTAGCACGTCCAAAAACTAACGACACAAAGGTTATGGAACTTGTGCAAAAGGAATCCAAACAGGAAACGGACAAACAGGCTACCACCAAGCAGGAGCAGCTCATTCAGATACTTGAGACCATATCACCGAAACAGCTATTAGAGGATATATCCGGAAACGGGACAGCAGCTGCTTCAGACTTGAAGGTGATCCGTGACGTCATGTCTGAACAGGGGATGTCACCTGGCATCATGAATGTGCTGGTGTACTATGTGCTGCTCAAATCTGATATGAAGCTGTCGAAAGCATATATGGAGAAGATTGCAGCCCATTGGGCTCGTAAAAAAGTAAGTACAGTAAGAGAAGCGATGGAGCTTGCCAAAAGCAGCAATCAGCCATGGAATACGACAAACAGCACGAATCAATCGGGAGCAAGAAGAAAAACTTCAGGCCGTGCGGAGGTTGTACCGGAATGGTTCGATCAAAAGGGCAAGGCAGAAGCTCCCAGCGCTGCAGCTGTGCCTGATGCGGATGTAGCGCAATTGCTCAAACAGTTCAATGAAAATAAGCGGCATGTTTGA
- the nrdR gene encoding transcriptional regulator NrdR, whose translation MRCPNCQYKSTKVLDSRPIEEGRSIRRRRECEDCAFRFTTFERIEATPLIVVKKEGTREEFSKEKLLRGLIKACEKRPVALEQIEHIVAEVEKELRNSGTSEVQSKEIGEMVMERLSEVDEVAYVRFASVYRQFKDISVFLEELKDLIKTDKKE comes from the coding sequence ATGAGATGTCCAAACTGCCAATATAAAAGCACAAAAGTACTAGACTCCCGTCCCATCGAGGAAGGGCGTTCCATCCGGCGACGCAGGGAATGCGAAGACTGCGCTTTTCGCTTCACAACGTTCGAACGTATTGAAGCAACACCATTGATTGTTGTTAAAAAAGAAGGAACGCGGGAAGAATTCAGTAAAGAGAAGCTTTTGCGCGGGTTGATCAAGGCGTGTGAGAAACGCCCGGTTGCGCTGGAGCAGATTGAACATATTGTAGCAGAAGTTGAGAAGGAACTGCGTAACAGCGGAACATCTGAAGTACAAAGCAAAGAAATCGGCGAGATGGTCATGGAACGTCTGTCTGAAGTGGATGAAGTGGCGTATGTACGTTTCGCATCTGTTTACCGGCAATTCAAAGATATCAGTGTCTTCCTGGAAGAATTGAAGGACTTGATCAAAACCGATAAGAAAGAGTAA
- the fabF gene encoding beta-ketoacyl-ACP synthase II — translation MNRRVVVTGYGAVTPLGSDVETFWNNIKAGESGIKKLDPEKFAGIASQIGGTASGFDPEQYLDKKEIERYDLYSQFAYGAAVQAMEQANLSAETVNPERVGIYIGSGIGGVNTILNNHATMLEKGPRRVSPFMVPMMISNMAAGIVSIKTGFSGPSFAPVSACATGNHAIGEAFLNIKHGYADAILAGGAEASITPFAYAGFTKMRAMSTQNDSPLTASSPFDANRDGFVMSEGAGILVLEELEHAQKRGAVILGEIVGYGSTTDAHHITSPNYLGPARAMKLAMQMADLELGDVDYINAHATSTPEGDKTETKAIKEVFGDNASDLLISSTKSMTGHLFGAAGAVEAIITLKALQDGIVPPTINYRDADPDCDLSYVPNEAVEKELSVALSNGFGFGGHNAVLALQKWKG, via the coding sequence TTGAATAGACGTGTCGTAGTTACAGGATATGGTGCTGTTACACCGCTTGGCTCGGATGTAGAGACATTCTGGAATAATATTAAAGCTGGGGAATCCGGTATCAAAAAGCTGGATCCGGAGAAATTTGCCGGGATAGCTTCACAAATCGGCGGAACTGCCAGCGGATTTGATCCGGAGCAGTATTTGGACAAAAAAGAAATTGAACGCTATGACTTGTATAGTCAGTTTGCTTATGGTGCTGCTGTACAGGCGATGGAGCAAGCCAATCTGTCAGCGGAGACCGTAAATCCTGAACGTGTCGGTATTTACATCGGTTCTGGTATTGGCGGCGTAAACACAATATTGAACAATCATGCAACGATGCTTGAAAAAGGTCCCAGACGTGTTTCACCATTCATGGTACCGATGATGATCAGCAACATGGCTGCAGGAATTGTTTCGATCAAGACGGGCTTCAGTGGCCCTAGCTTTGCACCTGTATCTGCTTGTGCAACTGGGAATCATGCAATCGGGGAAGCATTCCTGAATATTAAGCATGGTTATGCGGATGCCATTCTTGCTGGAGGAGCAGAAGCATCTATTACACCTTTCGCTTATGCCGGATTTACGAAAATGCGGGCAATGAGTACGCAAAATGATTCACCTCTAACTGCAAGCTCGCCATTCGATGCAAACCGCGATGGGTTCGTCATGTCAGAAGGTGCGGGTATTCTTGTACTGGAAGAGCTGGAGCATGCACAAAAGCGTGGCGCAGTCATCCTTGGCGAAATTGTTGGATACGGGTCGACTACGGATGCGCATCACATTACATCGCCTAACTATCTTGGTCCTGCACGCGCAATGAAGCTGGCGATGCAAATGGCTGACTTAGAGCTTGGAGACGTGGATTACATAAATGCGCACGCTACAAGCACTCCTGAGGGAGATAAAACAGAAACGAAAGCAATCAAGGAAGTATTTGGAGATAACGCAAGTGACTTGCTGATCAGTTCGACAAAATCAATGACTGGGCATCTGTTTGGTGCTGCAGGAGCTGTAGAAGCGATCATCACCTTGAAAGCCCTGCAAGATGGCATTGTACCTCCAACGATTAATTATCGGGATGCTGATCCTGATTGCGATTTGTCTTATGTTCCGAACGAAGCAGTTGAAAAGGAACTGTCAGTTGCTCTGTCGAATGGTTTCGGTTTCGGCGGACATAATGCGGTGCTTGCACTGCAAAAATGGAAAGGGTAG
- the speD gene encoding adenosylmethionine decarboxylase, with protein sequence MDTMGRHVIAELWDCNTEKLNDMQLIEQIFVDAALKSGAEVREVAFHKFAPHGVSGVVIISESHLTIHSFPEHGYASIDVYTCGNIIDPNVATDYIIDALEAKTCEKAELPRGMGPVAVQPKSH encoded by the coding sequence TTGGATACAATGGGAAGACATGTTATAGCGGAACTATGGGATTGTAATACAGAAAAACTGAACGACATGCAGCTGATCGAGCAAATCTTCGTAGATGCAGCATTGAAATCAGGAGCTGAAGTACGGGAGGTAGCCTTCCACAAATTTGCGCCGCATGGCGTAAGCGGAGTGGTCATCATCTCTGAGTCGCATCTGACAATTCACAGTTTTCCGGAACATGGCTATGCCAGCATTGATGTTTACACTTGCGGTAACATCATTGACCCGAACGTAGCGACTGATTATATCATTGACGCGCTTGAAGCTAAAACTTGTGAAAAAGCAGAGCTTCCGCGGGGCATGGGTCCTGTGGCAGTACAGCCTAAATCACATTAA